The sequence CCCGTTACGGCGCCCTCGGCGTCATCGGTGAAGAGGGCGAGCACCTGGTGCAGTTCGTCACCGTGGGCGTCAGCGACGAGGAGATCGAGGCGATCGGCCACTGGCCGCACGGGCACGGGATCCTGGGTCTGCTGATCCGGGAGCCGCGCTCGCTACGGCTCCCGGACCTCGGGCACCACCCCGCCTCCAGCGGATTCCCGTCCAACCATCCGCCGATGCGGACGTTCCTGGGCGTCCCGATCCGCGTGCGGGACGAGGTGTTCGGCAACCTCTACCTGACCGAGAAGGCCGGCGGCGGCCAGTTCGAGGAGGAGGACGAGGTCGTGGTGATCGCGCTGGCCACGGCCGCCGGCGTCGCGATCGAGAACGCCCGCCTGTACCAGGAGACGCGCCGGCGCGAGCGGTGGCTGGAGGCGTCGGCCGAGATCTCCACCGCGCTGCTGTCGGGCACCGACCCGCACGAGGTGACCATCCTGGTCGCGCAGCGGGCGCAGGAGATCGCCGAGGCGGACCTCGCGACCGTGGCGCTGGTGGACGAGAGCAGCCGGCAGTTCGTGGTCGAGGCCGCACGCGGGGAGGGCGCCGACCATGTGGAGGGGCTGCGGGTGCCGCTGGAGCACTCGGTGGCCGGGCCGGTGTACACCGACGGAACCTCCCTGCGGCTGGTCGACGGGGAGAAGGCGACGCGCGAGGCGAACCTGCCCACGCGGATGCCGATCGGTCCGCTGCTCGTCGTGCCGCTCGGGCTCGGTTCGTCGGCGCGAGGCGTCCTCTCGGTGGTCAACCCGCCGGGCGGGGCGCTGTTCTCGGAGGGGACGCAGCGGCTGCTGGAGGCGTTCGCGGGGCAGGCGGCGGTGGCCCTGGAGCTCGCCGAGCGCCGCCGGGACGCCGAGCGGCTGGTGCTGCTGGAGGACCGCGACCGGATCGCCAAGGACCTGCACGACACCGTCATCCAGCGGCTGTTCGCGACCGCGATGGGGCTGATGGCGGCGATCAAGATCACGCAGAAGCGGGAGGTCGCCGTCCGGGTGCAGCGGGCGGTGGACGACCTGGACGACACCATCCGGCAGATCCGCTCGTCCATCTTCGCGCTGCAGGGCCCCGAGACCGACGAGACGTCGCTGCGCAGCCGGGTGCACGCCCTGGCCGACAGGGCGGCGGAGCACCTGGGGTTCGCGCCCTCGGTGCGGCTGGACGGCCTGCTGGACACCTCGGTCGACGAGGAGATCGGCGAGCAGCTCCTCGCGGTGGTGCGGGAGGCCCTGTCGAACGTGGCCCGGCACGCCCACGCCACCGAGACGTCCCTGAACATCGACGTCGGGGACGACGTCACGGTGCGGGTGCAGGACAACGGCGTCGGCATCACCGAAGGCGGCCGCCGCAGCGGGCTCCGCAACATGGAGGCCCGTGCCGAGGACCTGGGCGGCACGTGCACCGCCGGGCGGCGCCCGGAGGGCGGCACGGTGCTGGTCTGGCGCGTCCCGCTCAAGCCCGCCTGACCCCGTTGCGGCCCGGCTGACAGGGTCAGGGGCCGATGCGGTGGTTGTCGAGGCGCGCCCACTCGGCCTCCCACAGCTGGTAGCGGCGCCGGTCGTACCACGCCCGGACTAGCCCGTAGATGCAGAGCGCGGGCAGTCCCGTGGCGAGGGCGACGCCCGTCCCGGCCACCGCGGTGTGGATGACCGTCTGCGCGTGCCGGCGGGGCGGCGTGATCGAGACGCCGCCGGGCCCGGCCCACAGGATGAGGCGCTCCCCGACAGCGGCTCCCCGCCACGTCGTGTAGTCGTCGGTCCGCCGCGTCCCGTCGGGGTCGGTCCAGGCGACCGTGACCGTGCGCCGTCCCCCCGGGTCCCGCACCCTCACGATGGTGGCCTCGACGCGATGCCGCGTGGCGGCCTGCTGGCGCTCGGCCCTCACCCCCGAGCCGTAGGCGGACTGGACGGCATGGGTGAGCAGCGGAGGTGTCGCGCTGAGGAAGACGATGAGCAGCAGCAGCCCGAGCCGCCACTGGATCCGGTCCACATCGCGCCGCAGGTCGTTGCGGTCGAAGCCGCAACTGCGACGCCGGCGGTCGATCCGTGCTGTCCAGTGGCCGGTCCGTGTTCGCATGGTCGTCGCTCCCATGACGCCGTCCCTTCGCCTTCCTTCCATCACGACGCTACGCATCGGGCCCTCGACGGCCGCAGAGGCGGAAGCCCCTCGCGGGAGGGACCTCCCGGGTCCTTCTGCCCGCGGCACGCGGGACCTAGGTCCCGCCGATCGTGCGCCGAAGGTACCTACAGGCCAAGGGCGGTTCAGGATTGAGTCATGGGTGACGAGATCATCGATGCGATGGAAGGTGAGTGGCGATGGCACTCTCCGAGCACAAGACCCACGTGGGGCGGGACACCCTGATCCGGGTGGTGACCCCCCGGCCGCTGACCGAGTCGCACGCCGCCCGTTATGCCTGGGCCGCAGCGCGCTTCGCGCTCGGCTGGGTCTTCCTGTGGGCTTTTGTGGACAAGACCTTCGGACTGGGCCACGAGACCCCCGCAGCCAAGGCGTGGATCGACGGCGGCAGCCCCACCGAGGGGTTCCTGGCGCACTCGCCCGCCGGGCCGTTCGCCGACCTCTACCACGACATCGCGGGAGCGGGCTGGGCCGACTGGCTGTTCATGATCGGTCTGGGCGGCATCGGCGCCGCCCTCATCCTGGGCGTGGGCATGCGGATCGCCGCCGCGGCGGGGGCCGCCCTGCTGCTGATGATGTGGTCGGCGGTCCTGCCCCCGGAGAACAACCCCTTCATGGACGACCACCTGGTCTACGCCATCCTGATCGTCGGACTGGCCCTGGTCAGCGCAGGCGACACCCTGGGCCTCGGCCGCTGGTGGGGCGGGACCCGCCTGGTCAAGCGCCTCCCCTTCCTCAAGTGACCTGATCCGCGAGACGAGGGGCGCTCCCTGCGAGCGCCCCTCGTACGCATGTCCCCGTCCTGGCGGCCGGACGGGGGTCATGCGGCAGGGCGGGTCATGCGGCAGGGCGGGTCAGGCAGGACGCGATGCCGGAGAACGGTCCGGCGGACCCGCGCCGCGGATGGCGGCGAGGGCCTGGTCGACGGCGCGGGGGAGGGCCCCGCCGGTGTCGACGGCGGCCGCCCCGGGCCAGGGCGCGGAGTCCGCGCGCATGGCGGCGGCGATGCCCGCGTCGGCGTCTGAGGGGCCCCGGGGACGGGTCCGCATCCGCTCGGCGCAGAGGGACTCCGGTGCCTCGCAGCGCAGCGCCGTCAGGTGCGCGTGCCCCTGCTCGGCGACGGCGGCGAGGAGTTCCCGGTCGGCCGTGGAGGTCCAGGAGGCGTCCAGGACGACCGTCTCGCCCAACT is a genomic window of Actinomadura citrea containing:
- a CDS encoding GAF domain-containing sensor histidine kinase encodes the protein MAHDSGAGPDKARMILPQLQLDDLLSELQSRLEAARSTRDRVHALLEAVVSIGSELDLESVLRRITEAATTLVDARYGALGVIGEEGEHLVQFVTVGVSDEEIEAIGHWPHGHGILGLLIREPRSLRLPDLGHHPASSGFPSNHPPMRTFLGVPIRVRDEVFGNLYLTEKAGGGQFEEEDEVVVIALATAAGVAIENARLYQETRRRERWLEASAEISTALLSGTDPHEVTILVAQRAQEIAEADLATVALVDESSRQFVVEAARGEGADHVEGLRVPLEHSVAGPVYTDGTSLRLVDGEKATREANLPTRMPIGPLLVVPLGLGSSARGVLSVVNPPGGALFSEGTQRLLEAFAGQAAVALELAERRRDAERLVLLEDRDRIAKDLHDTVIQRLFATAMGLMAAIKITQKREVAVRVQRAVDDLDDTIRQIRSSIFALQGPETDETSLRSRVHALADRAAEHLGFAPSVRLDGLLDTSVDEEIGEQLLAVVREALSNVARHAHATETSLNIDVGDDVTVRVQDNGVGITEGGRRSGLRNMEARAEDLGGTCTAGRRPEGGTVLVWRVPLKPA
- a CDS encoding DoxX family membrane protein; translation: MALSEHKTHVGRDTLIRVVTPRPLTESHAARYAWAAARFALGWVFLWAFVDKTFGLGHETPAAKAWIDGGSPTEGFLAHSPAGPFADLYHDIAGAGWADWLFMIGLGGIGAALILGVGMRIAAAAGAALLLMMWSAVLPPENNPFMDDHLVYAILIVGLALVSAGDTLGLGRWWGGTRLVKRLPFLK